A section of the Peromyscus eremicus unplaced genomic scaffold, PerEre_H2_v1 PerEre#2#chrX_unloc_1, whole genome shotgun sequence genome encodes:
- the LOC131900913 gene encoding zinc finger protein 431-like yields the protein MPFLDDPEESGKDEEEWALMDPSQRNLYKDVMLETFMNLTAIGYNWEDLEVEELCQNSRKHGSTLQLHERTHTGEKPYECNQCGKAFAQNGVLQVHKRIHTGVKPYECHQCDNAFARHNDLQKHERTHTGEKPHECNQCGKSFAYHSHLQVHERTHTGEKPYQCNQCCKSFAYHNTLQRHKRTHTGEKPYECNQCGKAFVHHSTHKFHERTHTGEKPHECNQCGKSFAYHSHLQVHERTHTGEKPYQCNQCCKTFAYHNTLQRHKRIHTGEKLYQCNQCCKSFAYHNTLQRHKRTHTGEKPYECNQCGKAFARHNTLQLHERTHTGEKPYECNQCGKAFARHSYLQGHERTHTGEKPYECNQCGKAFARHSTLQRHERTHTGEKPYVCNQCGKAFANHTALQFHGRTHI from the exons gaagagtgggcattgatggatccttcacagaggaatctctacaaagatgtgatgctggagacctttatgaacctcactgctatag GCTACAACTGGGAagatcttgaagttgaagaactTTGTCAAAATTCTCGaaaacatggaag tactcttcaattgcatgaaagaacacatactggagagaaaccctatgaatgtaatcagtgtgggaaagcctttgcacaaaaCGGTGTtcttcaagtgcataaaagaatacatactggagtcAAACCCTATGAATGTCATCAGTGTGATAACGCTTTTGCTCGTCATAATgatcttcaaaagcatgaaagaacacatactggagagaaaccccatgaatgcaatcagtgtggtaaatcTTTTGcttatcacagtcatcttcaagtacatgaaagaacacatactggagagaaaccctatcaatgtaatcagtgttgtaagTCCTTTGCTTATCacaatactcttcaaag gcataaaagaacacatactggagagaaaccctatgaatgtaatcagtgtggtaaagcttttgttcATCACAGTACTCATAAATtccatgaaagaacacatactggagaaaaaccccatgaatgcaatcagtgtggtaaatcTTTTGcttatcacagtcatcttcaagtacatgaaagaacacatactggagagaaaccctatcaatgtaatcagtgttgtaagACCTTTGCTTATCacaatactcttcaaaggcataaaagaatacatactggagagaaactctatcaatgtaatcagtgttgtaagTCCTTTGCTTATCacaatactcttcaaaggcataaaagaacacatactggagagaaaccctatgaatgtaatcaatgtggtaaagcttttgctcGTCACAAtactcttcaattgcatgaaagaacacatactggagagaaaccctatgaatgtaatcagtgtgggaaagcatTTGCTCGTCATAGTTATCTTCaagggcatgaaagaacac atactggagagaaaccctatgaatgtaatcagtgtgggaaagcgtTTGCTCGTCatagtactcttcaaaggcacgaaagaacacatactggagagaaaccctatgtatgtaatcagtgtggtaaagcctttgctaaTCACACTGCTCTTCAGTTTCATGGAAGAACACATAtttga